One Kineococcus radiotolerans SRS30216 = ATCC BAA-149 DNA window includes the following coding sequences:
- a CDS encoding primosomal protein N': protein MPDEPDAQPAQTALDGLSAPAPARKRPARKAKALEGVAESEPVARVLVSSQLPHLDRPFDYLVPASMEHTAEPGRLVRVPFAGTDAEGYVLERLAASEHPGRLARLRRVVSGVALLTPATLELCRAVAAEYAGTLSDVVRLAVPGRHAGAEDAVLGAAPVVHDPVVLGEDLHGWERHSAGPAFLAHVRDGGSPRAVATFAPGTDPAALLALAARATLASGRTALLVVPDHRDLDRLSAALDRVVPEGHVRLEAEAGPSPRYRAFLEALTGRARVVAGTRAAVFAPLPNLGLVAVLDDGDDSHADQRAPYPHVREVAVLRAEQTGSAALFAGRTRTAETQLLLESGWARPVLATRDVVRASSPRIAVAGTSGHDAQDPLAAAARLPSDGWRVLREAVRRGPVLVQVPRTGYVPTLACQACREPARCTSCHGPLAVTGAGERASCRWCGRPATDWVCPNCGDDRFRAVVTGARRTAEELGRAFPGVDVRTSGGSQVLDTVPDRPSLVISTPGAEPVAPAGYAAALLLDGWALLARPDLRAQEEAFRRWTAAASLVRPASEGGAVVVVADPQAAAVQALVRWDPAGFAERELAQRRELDLPPAARFAGLIGVAADVEEFVAALTTSGPPLPGVRVLGPLPVPEQPGRAPMVRSVVRVPRPESAALTSALKNVTTGRSVRKLPLVRVRVDPLQIG from the coding sequence TTGCCCGACGAGCCGGACGCCCAGCCCGCCCAGACCGCCCTGGACGGGCTGAGCGCCCCCGCCCCGGCGAGGAAGCGCCCGGCCCGGAAGGCGAAGGCGCTCGAGGGGGTCGCGGAGTCCGAGCCGGTCGCGCGGGTGCTGGTGTCCTCGCAGCTGCCGCACCTGGACCGCCCCTTCGACTACCTGGTGCCCGCCTCGATGGAGCACACCGCCGAGCCGGGGCGCCTGGTCCGGGTCCCCTTCGCCGGGACCGACGCCGAGGGCTACGTCCTGGAACGGCTCGCCGCGAGCGAGCACCCGGGCCGCCTCGCCCGGCTGCGGCGGGTCGTGTCCGGGGTGGCGCTGCTGACCCCCGCGACGCTGGAGCTGTGCCGCGCGGTCGCGGCCGAGTACGCGGGCACCCTCTCCGACGTCGTGCGCCTGGCCGTGCCCGGCCGCCACGCCGGGGCCGAGGACGCCGTCCTGGGGGCCGCCCCCGTCGTCCACGACCCCGTCGTCCTGGGGGAGGACCTGCACGGCTGGGAACGCCACAGCGCCGGTCCCGCCTTCCTCGCCCACGTCCGCGACGGCGGGTCCCCGCGCGCGGTCGCGACGTTCGCCCCCGGCACCGACCCCGCCGCCCTGCTGGCCCTCGCCGCCCGCGCGACGCTGGCCTCCGGCCGCACGGCGCTGCTGGTCGTGCCCGACCACCGCGACCTGGACCGGCTCTCGGCGGCCCTGGACCGGGTGGTCCCCGAGGGCCACGTCCGCCTCGAGGCCGAGGCCGGCCCCTCCCCGCGCTACCGGGCCTTCCTGGAGGCCCTCACCGGCCGGGCCCGCGTCGTCGCCGGGACCCGCGCCGCGGTGTTCGCCCCGCTGCCCAACCTCGGGTTGGTCGCCGTCCTCGACGACGGCGACGACTCCCACGCCGACCAGCGCGCGCCCTACCCCCACGTCCGCGAGGTCGCGGTGCTGCGCGCGGAGCAGACCGGCTCGGCGGCCCTCTTCGCCGGCCGGACCCGGACCGCGGAGACGCAGCTGCTGCTGGAGTCCGGGTGGGCGCGGCCGGTGCTGGCCACCCGCGACGTCGTGCGCGCCTCCTCCCCGCGGATCGCGGTCGCCGGGACCAGCGGCCACGACGCCCAGGACCCCCTCGCCGCCGCGGCCCGCCTGCCCAGCGACGGGTGGCGGGTGCTGCGCGAGGCCGTGCGCCGCGGGCCGGTGCTGGTGCAGGTGCCGCGCACCGGCTACGTGCCCACCCTGGCGTGCCAGGCGTGCCGGGAACCGGCCCGCTGCACCTCCTGCCACGGTCCGCTCGCGGTGACCGGGGCCGGGGAGCGGGCCTCCTGCCGCTGGTGCGGGCGGCCCGCGACCGACTGGGTCTGCCCGAACTGCGGGGACGACCGCTTCCGCGCCGTCGTCACCGGCGCCCGGCGCACCGCCGAGGAGCTGGGACGGGCCTTTCCCGGGGTGGACGTGCGCACCTCCGGCGGGTCGCAGGTCCTGGACACCGTCCCCGACCGCCCCTCGCTGGTGATCTCCACGCCCGGGGCCGAACCGGTCGCGCCCGCCGGGTACGCGGCGGCGCTGCTGCTGGACGGCTGGGCGCTGCTGGCCCGCCCCGACCTGCGGGCCCAGGAGGAGGCGTTCCGGCGCTGGACCGCGGCGGCGTCGCTGGTGCGGCCCGCCTCCGAGGGGGGCGCGGTCGTCGTCGTCGCCGACCCGCAGGCCGCCGCGGTCCAGGCCCTGGTGCGCTGGGACCCCGCCGGGTTCGCCGAGCGGGAGCTGGCCCAGCGCCGCGAGCTCGACCTGCCCCCCGCCGCCCGGTTCGCCGGGCTCATCGGGGTCGCGGCCGACGTCGAGGAGTTCGTCGCGGCCCTGACCACGAGCGGGCCGCCGCTGCCGGGGGTGCGGGTCCTGGGCCCGCTGCCCGTCCCCGAGCAGCCGGGACGGGCGCCGATGGTGCGCAGCGTCGTGCGGGTGCCCCGCCCGGAGTCGGCGGCGCTGACGAGCGCGCTGAAGAACGTCACCACCGGGCGCAGCGTGCGCAAGCTGCCCCTGGTGCGGGTGCGGGTGGACCCCCTCCAGATCGGGTGA
- a CDS encoding aldo/keto reductase family protein produces MDFRHLGRSGLKISEITYGNWLTHGSQVENEAAIACVHAALDAGITTFDTADVYANTVAETVLGQALKGQRRESLEILTKVFGPIGPKQHNDTGLSRKHVLEACEGSLRRLGTDHIDLYQAHRYDYATPLEETMQAFADLVRQGKVLYVGVSEWTAEQLRAGHALAQQLGFQLISNQPQYSMLWRVIEEEVVPTSRELGVSQVVWSPIAQGVLTGKYVPGGQPPEGSRATDTKGGADMIKRFMRDDVLSRVQELKPVASDLGLSMAQLAVAWVLQNDNVATAIIGASRPEQVHDNAGAAGKTIPADALARIDAVLGDVVERDPAKTHESSPKQREV; encoded by the coding sequence GTGGACTTCCGACACCTCGGCCGCTCCGGCCTCAAGATCAGCGAGATCACCTACGGCAACTGGCTCACCCACGGCTCCCAGGTCGAGAACGAGGCGGCGATCGCCTGCGTGCACGCCGCCCTCGACGCGGGGATCACCACCTTCGACACCGCCGACGTCTACGCCAACACCGTCGCCGAGACCGTCCTCGGGCAGGCGCTGAAGGGGCAGCGGCGGGAGTCCCTGGAGATCCTCACCAAGGTCTTCGGGCCCATCGGACCCAAGCAGCACAACGACACCGGTCTCTCCCGCAAGCACGTCCTCGAGGCGTGCGAGGGGTCGCTGCGCCGTCTCGGCACCGACCACATCGACCTCTACCAGGCGCACCGCTACGACTACGCGACGCCGCTGGAGGAGACGATGCAGGCCTTCGCCGACCTCGTGCGGCAGGGCAAGGTCCTCTACGTCGGGGTCAGCGAGTGGACGGCCGAGCAGCTGCGCGCCGGGCACGCCCTCGCCCAGCAGCTGGGCTTCCAGCTCATCTCCAACCAGCCCCAGTACTCCATGCTCTGGCGCGTCATCGAGGAGGAGGTCGTCCCGACCTCGCGCGAGCTCGGGGTCTCCCAGGTGGTCTGGTCGCCCATCGCGCAGGGGGTGCTGACCGGCAAGTACGTCCCCGGCGGCCAGCCGCCCGAGGGGTCGCGCGCCACCGACACCAAGGGCGGCGCGGACATGATCAAGCGCTTCATGCGCGACGACGTCCTCTCCCGGGTGCAGGAGCTCAAGCCGGTCGCCTCCGACCTCGGCCTCTCCATGGCCCAGCTCGCCGTGGCCTGGGTCCTGCAGAACGACAACGTCGCGACCGCGATCATCGGCGCCTCCCGCCCGGAGCAGGTGCACGACAACGCCGGTGCCGCGGGCAAGACGATCCCCGCCGACGCCCTGGCCCGCATCGACGCCGTCCTCGGCGACGTCGTGGAGCGCGACCCGGCGAAGACCCACGAGTCCTCGCCCAAGCAGCGCGAGGTCTGA
- a CDS encoding DUF6458 family protein has product MGNSCCLLTIGAILAFAVHVEVEVVDVAMVGRILMLVAVAGALVELAVVRPRARAARAVAEQRPAPARPAPRAPQASWSPWDTRAFTPLPRSDRES; this is encoded by the coding sequence ATGGGGAACAGCTGCTGCCTGCTGACGATCGGGGCAATCCTGGCCTTCGCCGTCCACGTCGAGGTCGAGGTCGTGGACGTGGCGATGGTGGGGCGGATCCTCATGCTCGTGGCCGTGGCCGGCGCGCTCGTCGAGCTGGCCGTGGTGCGCCCGCGCGCCCGGGCGGCGCGGGCGGTGGCCGAGCAGCGCCCGGCCCCCGCCCGCCCCGCCCCCCGCGCCCCGCAGGCGTCCTGGTCGCCGTGGGACACCCGGGCCTTCACCCCGCTGCCGCGCTCGGACCGGGAGTCCTGA
- the def gene encoding peptide deformylase: MAIQPIRLFGDPVLRQRADEVTTFDKELRQLVKDLEDTMLAAPGAGLAAPQLGVSLRVFTYHADDEIGHLVNPVLDLSEECQEGDEGCLSFPGIVADTRRSLHVVAKGFDMHGEPITITGSEFKARAIQHETDHLDGVLFIDRLDKAQRKLALKAVREAEWLGLETPQVKVSPHDTFGQAR; encoded by the coding sequence GTGGCGATCCAGCCCATCCGACTCTTCGGGGACCCCGTCCTGCGCCAGCGCGCGGACGAGGTCACCACCTTCGACAAGGAGCTGCGCCAGCTCGTCAAGGACCTCGAGGACACGATGCTCGCCGCCCCCGGGGCCGGTCTCGCCGCCCCGCAGCTCGGGGTCTCGCTGCGGGTGTTCACCTACCACGCCGACGACGAGATCGGGCACCTGGTCAACCCCGTCCTGGACCTGTCCGAGGAGTGCCAGGAGGGCGACGAGGGGTGCCTGTCGTTCCCCGGGATCGTCGCCGACACCCGCCGCTCGCTGCACGTGGTGGCCAAGGGCTTCGACATGCACGGCGAGCCGATCACGATCACGGGGTCGGAGTTCAAGGCCCGCGCCATCCAGCACGAGACCGATCACCTCGACGGCGTCCTCTTCATCGACCGCCTCGACAAGGCCCAGCGCAAGCTCGCCCTCAAGGCCGTCCGCGAAGCGGAGTGGCTCGGCCTGGAGACCCCGCAGGTGAAGGTCTCCCCGCACGACACCTTCGGTCAGGCGAGGTAG
- the fmt gene encoding methionyl-tRNA formyltransferase, giving the protein MRLVLAGTPEVAVPALDALLASRHEVVAVLTRPDAAAGRGRKQVASPVALRAREAGLPLLQPEKPGGEEFLAALRELAPDACPVVAYGALVPRAALEVPRFGWLNLHFSLLPAWRGAAPVQRAVMNGDDVTGACVFQLEEGLDTGPVHASFAEPVGPTDTAGDLLSRLAVRGAGVLVEVLDAIEAGTAHAVPQPAEGVSLAPKITVEEARVDWAATATEIDRRVRGCTPEPGAWTTFRGERFKVGPVVPVPDPVPAGRIAVERKRVLVGTAQGSVVLGTVQPAGKKAMSATDWARGTRPQPGEEFS; this is encoded by the coding sequence GTGCGCCTCGTCCTCGCCGGCACCCCTGAGGTCGCCGTCCCCGCCCTCGACGCGCTCCTCGCCAGCCGCCACGAGGTCGTCGCCGTCCTCACCCGCCCCGACGCCGCCGCCGGTCGCGGCCGCAAGCAGGTGGCCTCGCCCGTGGCGCTACGCGCCCGCGAGGCCGGGCTGCCGCTGCTGCAGCCGGAGAAGCCGGGCGGTGAGGAGTTCCTCGCCGCCCTGCGCGAGCTCGCCCCCGACGCCTGCCCCGTCGTCGCCTACGGCGCGCTCGTGCCCCGGGCCGCGCTCGAGGTGCCCCGCTTCGGCTGGCTGAACCTGCACTTCTCGCTGCTGCCCGCCTGGCGCGGGGCCGCGCCCGTGCAGCGCGCGGTGATGAACGGCGACGACGTCACCGGCGCCTGCGTCTTCCAGCTCGAGGAGGGCCTGGACACCGGCCCCGTCCACGCCTCGTTCGCCGAGCCCGTCGGGCCCACCGACACCGCCGGCGACCTGCTGTCCCGCCTGGCCGTGCGCGGGGCCGGGGTCCTCGTCGAGGTGCTCGACGCGATCGAGGCGGGCACCGCGCACGCCGTCCCCCAGCCCGCCGAGGGCGTCTCGCTCGCCCCCAAGATCACCGTCGAGGAGGCCCGGGTCGACTGGGCCGCGACGGCCACCGAGATCGACCGGCGGGTCCGCGGCTGCACCCCGGAACCGGGCGCGTGGACGACGTTCCGCGGGGAGCGGTTCAAGGTCGGCCCCGTGGTGCCCGTGCCGGACCCGGTGCCGGCCGGGCGGATCGCGGTGGAGCGCAAGCGCGTGCTCGTGGGCACCGCGCAGGGCTCCGTGGTGCTGGGCACCGTCCAGCCCGCGGGCAAGAAGGCGATGAGCGCGACCGACTGGGCGCGCGGGACCCGGCCGCAGCCGGGGGAGGAGTTCTCGTGA